Proteins co-encoded in one Bacteroidales bacterium genomic window:
- the purE gene encoding 5-(carboxyamino)imidazole ribonucleotide mutase, protein MKPLVSIIMGSTSDLKIMEKAALFLDEMEIPFEMNALSAHRTPEKVEHFAKNAQTRGIKVIIAGAGMAAHLPGVIAAMTSIPVIGVPISASLQGLDALLAIVQMPPGIPVATVGIDGALNAGILAAQIIATGDEKLAEKIIIYKENLKNKIVKANEELANVTFKFKVN, encoded by the coding sequence ATGAAACCATTAGTAAGTATAATTATGGGTAGTACCAGTGATTTGAAAATCATGGAGAAAGCTGCTCTTTTTTTAGATGAAATGGAAATCCCCTTTGAGATGAATGCTTTGTCGGCGCATCGTACTCCTGAGAAAGTTGAACATTTTGCCAAAAATGCACAAACTCGCGGAATAAAAGTAATTATTGCCGGAGCAGGAATGGCCGCACATCTTCCCGGCGTTATTGCGGCAATGACTTCGATTCCCGTAATAGGTGTTCCTATCAGCGCCTCTTTGCAGGGCTTGGATGCTTTGCTTGCAATTGTTCAGATGCCTCCCGGAATTCCTGTTGCAACTGTCGGAATAGACGGAGCTCTTAATGCAGGAATCCTCGCTGCGCAAATTATTGCTACCGGAGATGAAAAGTTAGCTGAAAAAATAATCATCTATAAAGAAAACCTTAAAAATAAAATTGTTAAAGCTAATGAGGAGTTAGCAAATGTGACGTTTAAGTTTAAAGTTAATTAA
- a CDS encoding PorT family protein — MRKIILITIFVISSGFLFSQSFDGGLLVGVIASHTTGTYVGDAPGSYNNGSLFNKSFSKPGITVGFFTNLFFTPRSALDFEISYTQKGSRKIPKSNDTIPGQVYETRLNLHYITIPIHYKFIASNRVTMFVGPNLGILIGHKHVQDYMDYSYMYDDLSKLDLAIDLGAEIYIIDQLILNLKYSATFFLTPIRSYNNSNTWSYGPFNKLFWQKGQCNQLFAISIRWVFMGNRDFSLR; from the coding sequence ATGAGAAAAATAATACTTATTACAATATTTGTCATTTCTTCCGGATTTCTTTTTTCCCAAAGTTTCGATGGCGGATTGCTTGTTGGTGTGATTGCTTCGCATACCACAGGTACTTATGTAGGTGATGCTCCCGGAAGTTATAATAATGGATCTTTATTTAATAAATCATTCAGCAAACCGGGAATTACCGTAGGGTTTTTTACTAATTTGTTTTTTACACCAAGAAGTGCTTTAGACTTTGAAATTTCATATACCCAAAAAGGTTCACGCAAAATACCAAAATCAAATGATACTATACCGGGACAGGTTTATGAAACCAGACTAAACTTACATTATATTACTATTCCAATACATTATAAATTTATTGCCAGTAATCGTGTAACAATGTTTGTGGGGCCAAATCTCGGAATATTAATCGGTCATAAACACGTTCAAGATTATATGGATTACAGTTATATGTATGATGATCTTAGTAAATTGGATTTGGCAATCGATCTCGGCGCTGAAATATATATTATCGATCAATTAATCTTGAATTTAAAATATTCGGCAACTTTCTTTTTAACCCCAATAAGATCTTATAATAATTCTAATACCTGGTCATACGGGCCATTTAACAAGCTATTCTGGCAAAAAGGTCAATGTAATCAGCTTTTTGCCATAAGTATCAGGTGGGTATTTATGGGAAATAGAGATTTTAGTCTAAGATAA